A single window of Methanosphaera sp. DNA harbors:
- the purF gene encoding amidophosphoribosyltransferase, producing the protein MERHKVQNDLQDKCGVIGIYSPDENVEVAPWILSGLHTIQHRGQESAGISVIKNGIVNTHVGMGLVADVFSDNIVELLNGHMGVGHVRYSTTGTSSHENCSPFVEETEHLQISMAHNGDIVNSEILRKQLIDDGFKFKSNTDSEVICHLILREYPKTKDIIATLKSVCGMLIGSYALVLLLNGKLYAICDPLAMKPLSLGMDDRFTVLASETVAFDSIGVDYVRTLQPGEILEIDEDGNETSYFLDTPDHTANCMFEYLYFARPDSTIFDKSVYDVRLKVGEKLAEEYPIDADVVIAVPDSSIPATLAYAKKSGIPYAEGLIKNRYVGRTFIMPTQEDREIAVRLKMNAVTSQIKDKRVIVIDDSVVRGTTSKSIIKMLRKAGAKEVHLLVGCPEIISPCYYGVDMATKDELLAVGKTNEEIRDAIGVDSVHYISIDGLVDAIGTPYDDLCLGCITGNYPTVIPEELEDEF; encoded by the coding sequence ATGGAGAGACATAAAGTGCAAAATGATTTGCAAGATAAATGTGGTGTTATAGGAATATATTCTCCTGATGAAAATGTTGAAGTTGCACCTTGGATATTATCAGGGTTACATACAATTCAACATAGAGGACAGGAATCAGCAGGAATTAGTGTTATAAAAAATGGTATAGTAAATACTCATGTAGGTATGGGACTTGTTGCTGATGTATTTAGTGATAATATAGTAGAACTTTTAAATGGACATATGGGTGTAGGACATGTACGTTATTCAACAACAGGAACATCATCCCATGAAAATTGTTCACCATTTGTTGAAGAAACAGAACATCTACAAATATCAATGGCACACAATGGTGACATTGTAAATTCAGAAATACTCAGAAAACAGTTAATTGATGATGGATTTAAATTTAAGTCAAATACTGATTCTGAAGTTATCTGTCATTTAATACTCAGAGAATATCCTAAAACAAAAGATATAATTGCAACACTTAAAAGTGTATGTGGAATGTTAATAGGATCATATGCACTGGTATTATTATTAAATGGAAAACTATATGCAATATGTGATCCACTGGCAATGAAGCCATTATCACTTGGTATGGATGATAGATTCACAGTACTAGCATCAGAAACTGTGGCATTTGATTCAATTGGTGTAGATTATGTTCGTACACTACAACCTGGAGAAATACTAGAAATTGATGAAGATGGAAATGAAACAAGCTACTTTTTAGATACACCTGATCATACAGCAAATTGTATGTTTGAATACTTATACTTTGCAAGACCAGACAGTACAATATTTGATAAAAGTGTATATGATGTAAGATTAAAAGTTGGAGAAAAGCTTGCAGAAGAATATCCAATAGATGCAGATGTTGTAATTGCAGTACCTGACTCATCAATACCTGCAACACTAGCATATGCGAAGAAATCAGGAATACCATATGCTGAAGGATTAATTAAAAACAGATATGTTGGACGTACATTTATTATGCCAACACAGGAAGATAGAGAAATTGCTGTAAGACTTAAAATGAATGCAGTAACATCACAAATTAAAGATAAACGTGTTATTGTAATAGATGACAGTGTTGTACGTGGAACAACATCAAAAAGTATTATAAAAATGCTACGTAAAGCTGGAGCAAAAGAGGTTCACCTTCTTGTTGGATGTCCTGAAATTATATCACCATGTTATTATGGTGTTGATATGGCAACAAAAGATGAACTTTTAGCAGTTGGTAAGACCAATGAAGAAATCAGAGATGCAATTGGTGTAGATTCAGTACATTATATTAGTATTGATGGACTTGTTGATGCAATAGGAACACCATATGATGATCTTTGTTTAGGATGTATTACAGGTAATTATCCAACTGTTATACCAGAAGAACTAGAAGATGAATTCTAG
- a CDS encoding flavodoxin family protein, which translates to MKIIGITSSPRGKGSNSTTALNLALDVAKDNGADVEIFDLTKMNIADCQGDDYCKSHNGECPVNDDMQQLYSALKECDGVVLASPIYFFDLTGITRIFIDRLYAFYLSTFPEEYKGKKFSIITTQEIADEDEFRASAELAAKGFESLGFKIMDIECFGDVNEPNSLSDEQIKRAQKLGENLL; encoded by the coding sequence ATGAAAATAATAGGTATAACATCCAGTCCAAGAGGAAAAGGAAGTAATTCAACAACAGCATTAAATCTAGCATTGGATGTAGCAAAAGATAATGGTGCTGATGTTGAAATCTTTGATCTAACAAAGATGAATATAGCAGACTGTCAAGGAGATGACTATTGTAAATCACACAATGGTGAATGTCCAGTAAATGATGACATGCAACAGCTATATAGTGCACTTAAAGAATGTGATGGAGTAGTTTTAGCATCACCAATATACTTCTTTGACCTAACAGGAATAACTAGAATATTTATTGATAGACTATATGCATTCTATCTTTCAACATTTCCAGAAGAATATAAAGGTAAGAAGTTTTCAATAATAACAACACAAGAAATAGCAGATGAAGATGAATTCAGAGCATCTGCAGAACTTGCAGCAAAAGGATTTGAATCACTTGGATTTAAAATTATGGATATTGAATGCTTTGGAGATGTTAATGAACCAAATAGTCTATCTGATGAACAAATAAAAAGAGCACAGAAACTTGGAGAAAACTTATTATAA